The region AGGCGGTGAACCGTCGTCACGTCGCTGGGGATTTTTTGCCTGACCTTGTCGTCCACTTCCAACGATTTGACTTGCAGGCTGATGGACTCGGTCAGGCGGGCTGCCGCCTTGCCGGTTGGCGCCGCCAGACGGATGCGCAATGGCACGCCCGCTTCGACAGCAGGGGCTTGGAGCAGAGCCAGCAAACGCACCACAGTGGTGGTTTTGCCGGTACCCGGGCCCCCGGTCACGATGCTGAAGGCACCACGGGTAGCCACGGCGCAAGCCAGTTTCTGCCAGTCAATCGGTGCAGTGGCCGCTGGCGTGCCGAACAATGCCGTCAAACGCGCTGGCAAGTCATCCGGTGTGGGTTCCGGGGCCGCCAGGCGCTGGCGCAACGCGCTGTCGATTCTTCGCTCATAAGCCCAGTAACGACGTAAATACAGACGGCGCTCGCTCAGGACCAAAGGCCGGCTGGCGGCATCTGCCGTCGGCCGGCCTGCATGCTCGACCAACGCACTGCCCTGCAGGGCCTTGCACCAGGCGTTACCATCCAGCGCCTCCAGCAACTGCGAGGGCAGCAACATGGCCCCGGTCTGGAGATCGCCTTCAGGTGGCAGAGACAGTGCGAAGTCCGGCTCCTTGAGGGTTTCAAACAAATCCAGGCACACATGCCCGTGGCCCAACTGATGACTGGTCAACGCCGCCGCCAACAACACCAACGGATCCCCGTGCGGATCACGCTCATGGAGAAACGCTACGAACGCTTTATCCAGCGCACGTAACCAGCCCCGCTCGACCCAACGTTCCAGCAACAGCAGCAAGTCGTCGGCCTGGTTCAAGGGTTGCAACCGGGCAAGGCTTTCGGCCGTCAACGGTGTCGGCAACAGCTCGGCAAATGAACGACTCATAACAACACTCCCTGTTCCCACGCCGGTTCAGCCTGCTGCCGGGGTTTGCCCTGGAACATCAGGTCCAGGCTTTCGATCAACAATCGCGGTGGCCGTGTAAAGAACACGCCCTGCCCTTGAGAGCGGGTACCGCGCAAGAATAAATACAGCGCACCCCCCATATGCCGGTCGTAGTCGTAATCAGCCAGCCGCGCTTTGAGTTGACGGTGCAGGGCCAACAGATACAAGACGTATTGCAGGTCGTAGCGGTTATCCAGAATGGAGGCCGTCATCGCGTGCTCGGTATAGGCCTCGTCGTCGCTGCCCAACCAGTTGGATTTGTAGTCCGCCACGTAATAGCGTCCGGCATGCTCGAAGGTCAGGTCGATAAATCCTTTGAACATGCCATTGAGCAAGCTCGGCTCGGCCGCGGCACGCGAAACGCCGCCGTGAGTGTGCTGACGCACAAGCGCGTCCAGTTGCACCACATCCACTTTGTGGCTGGCGAACCAGAACTCCATTTCGATCTGGTACTGACCCAACTGGCTCAACACCACCGCTGGCTGACCATTGTTCAGACGCAGCGGTTCATCCTGCAGGTGGTGCAGCCAGTCGCTCAGGGTTTCGATCCAGCCCTGCCAGCCGCGCCGGTTACACCGCCGCGCCACCGCATCGTGGATGGCCGGCGGGGTGGCCTTGAACCCTTCGCTCCCGGCCCATTCAAGCAGGCCGTGAAGGAAGGTCCCGGGATTGGGCCCACGAGGAAAGCGGTGAATATCGCCACCGCTGAGCAACACATCACGCGGTGCATCGGGATCCAGACGCTCGTCATCCGAAAGCTTCTGCGCCAAGGCGCTTTCAGGTGCCTCGGCTGGGCTAAGGCTGTCGCTGATGCGCAATGCACTGTAGGACGCAATCCACCAGTTCTCGGCTGCGCGCCGCACCGGGACGCGAGGTTTCAGCAAGCTCGCTTGATTGGCCGGCGGGTAGAAATGCTGCTCGCTAACGAGAGGCACAGGCATGCACTGCATGCCTTCACACCCTTGCTGCGTGTCGGCAAGCCAGCGTTCCAGCCCGACAGACTCGGCGAGCAACGCCCCGCCACCCAACAGGTAACCCAAAGCCGAAAGGTGCAAAACCGAGCGATTGTTGTTACCCCGCTTGAGGTCGGCCACACCGAGCCAGCAAGCATGCTGGGCACGGGTCAACGCCACGTAGAGCAAGCGCAAGTCTTCGGCCAGACGCTCGTCATCGGCCTGGACGATCAGCTCCGGTACAGGGCTCAAACTGACGTGGGCATTGCCTTGGGCATCGTGGTAATGCAAGGGCAGACGACTGCCATCCACAGGCTTTGCCGAACAGATGAACGGCAAGAACACCAAAGGATATTCCAGGCCCTTGGACTTGTGGATGGTCACCACTTTGACCAGCTGTTCATCGCTTTCAAGACGCAGGATCTGCTCTTCGCCCGCCTGCCCGGACAATGCCAGGTGTTCGGCCAGATGCCGGATCAACGCCTGCTCACCATCCAGTTCGGCGGCAGCCTGTTGCAAGAGCTCGGACAGGTGCAGCACATTGGTCAAGACACGCTCGCCATCGACCCGGGCGATCAGTGCCTGGGGCAATTCAAAGTCGTGGAGCAAACGGCGCAACATGGCGAGCACCCCTTGCTTGCGCCAGGTTTCGCGGTAGCCACGAAATTGCATAACGCGTTTTTCCCAGGCCAGTTCGTCCTGATTCAAACGCTCCAGCTCGATCAAGGGCAGGTCCAACGTGATGCACGCCAGCGCGGCGCGCAGGGGGCGCTCGACATCAGGCTCGGCGCAGGCTTTGAGCCAGGCCAACACATCGTGCGCTTCCTGCGCGGCGTAAACCGAATCCTTATCCGACAAGTAAACGCTACGCACACCACGATTCGACAGTTCGCGCCGAACAGCCTGCGCCTCCTTACCGTCACGTACCAGAATCGCGATATCAGCCGGCAACACACCTCGCACAATGTGGCCGTCCAGGGCAAAGCCGCAGCGACCTTGTTGCCCGCCATTGAGCAACTCAACAATCTGGCTGGCACACACTGCCGCCAGTTGCTGACGGTAAACCGCACCCGACACCGGCTGCTCTGAAGGCAATTGCCAGAGGGTTAACGCAGTGGCGGGCTGACCGTCCAGCTGCAAGACTTCCTTGCGCCCCTGGGATTTCACCGAAACAAATGGCACAGGGTTTTCAGAACCCTCGCGGAACAGGAATGCCCCCCGTCCAGCCTCTCTCTGCTCGGCCCGCTCAAAGATGTGGTTTACCGCGTTGACCATCGCGTGACTTGAACGGAAGTTGGTGTCCAGCGTGTGCAGTCGCCCCTGAGTAGCGTGACGGGCACGCAAATAGGTGTAGATGTCAGCACCGCGAAAGGCGTAGATCGCCTGCTTCGGATCACCGATCAGGAACAGGCCGGTGTCGGGGTTGTTGTCTTCGATGCGGTAGACGGTTTGGAAGATGCGGTACTGCACCGGGTCGGTGTCCTGAAATTCATCAATCAGCGCCACCGGGAACTGTTCGCGAATCAGGGTCGCCAATCGCTCACCACCCTCTGCCTGCAGGGCATTGTCCAGTCTGAGCAGCATGTCATCGAAGCCCATCTCGGCGCGGCGACGTTTTTCTTCTTCAAAACGCACGCTCACCCAGCGTGCCGCATGCTGCAGAACGGCGGCATCCGGGGTCGGCAAGGCATCGAGCGCCGCTTTCAGGCCAAGCATCGCGTCCAGTGCCGGATGCTGCGGTGGCTCACCTTTCCAGGCCTCGGCCATACCGTCCGGGGTCAGACGGCTGAAACCGGTGCCCAGGTCCAGTTGCTCCTGGGAATCATCGCTGGCCCAGGCGCTGAGTTTTTCAAACCAGGGCTCAAAATAGCGGGCCTGCATTTTTCGACCGTCGACCGTTTTACTGGCAACGCCTTGCAGGCAAATCTCGCGCAACGCCTGGGCCCATTGCAGCCACGGCGTTTTAAGTTGTGACAGCGCCTCGCGACGCTGCTGCAAACAAGCCTCAATCA is a window of Pseudomonas taetrolens DNA encoding:
- the recB gene encoding exodeoxyribonuclease V subunit beta, with protein sequence MSAQTLPLALGFPLRGSQLIEASAGTGKTFTISALYLRLILGHGGDGADFGRELLPPQILVVTFTDAATKELRDRIRTRLAEAARYFRDEIDAPDALVAQLRDQFDPGQWAACAGRLDIAAQWMDEAAVSTIHSWCQRMLREHAFDSGSLFTQTLETDHSDLLGEVLRDYWRLFCYPMHGDALNWVRANWSGPAALLPRVRALFASSRQAPVTEQTPAEMIEACLQQRREALSQLKTPWLQWAQALREICLQGVASKTVDGRKMQARYFEPWFEKLSAWASDDSQEQLDLGTGFSRLTPDGMAEAWKGEPPQHPALDAMLGLKAALDALPTPDAAVLQHAARWVSVRFEEEKRRRAEMGFDDMLLRLDNALQAEGGERLATLIREQFPVALIDEFQDTDPVQYRIFQTVYRIEDNNPDTGLFLIGDPKQAIYAFRGADIYTYLRARHATQGRLHTLDTNFRSSHAMVNAVNHIFERAEQREAGRGAFLFREGSENPVPFVSVKSQGRKEVLQLDGQPATALTLWQLPSEQPVSGAVYRQQLAAVCASQIVELLNGGQQGRCGFALDGHIVRGVLPADIAILVRDGKEAQAVRRELSNRGVRSVYLSDKDSVYAAQEAHDVLAWLKACAEPDVERPLRAALACITLDLPLIELERLNQDELAWEKRVMQFRGYRETWRKQGVLAMLRRLLHDFELPQALIARVDGERVLTNVLHLSELLQQAAAELDGEQALIRHLAEHLALSGQAGEEQILRLESDEQLVKVVTIHKSKGLEYPLVFLPFICSAKPVDGSRLPLHYHDAQGNAHVSLSPVPELIVQADDERLAEDLRLLYVALTRAQHACWLGVADLKRGNNNRSVLHLSALGYLLGGGALLAESVGLERWLADTQQGCEGMQCMPVPLVSEQHFYPPANQASLLKPRVPVRRAAENWWIASYSALRISDSLSPAEAPESALAQKLSDDERLDPDAPRDVLLSGGDIHRFPRGPNPGTFLHGLLEWAGSEGFKATPPAIHDAVARRCNRRGWQGWIETLSDWLHHLQDEPLRLNNGQPAVVLSQLGQYQIEMEFWFASHKVDVVQLDALVRQHTHGGVSRAAAEPSLLNGMFKGFIDLTFEHAGRYYVADYKSNWLGSDDEAYTEHAMTASILDNRYDLQYVLYLLALHRQLKARLADYDYDRHMGGALYLFLRGTRSQGQGVFFTRPPRLLIESLDLMFQGKPRQQAEPAWEQGVLL